The DNA segment TACTCTGGAACCTTGTAGGCGTCCTTCTCGGGATTCCTGCTGGCCCCGACGACAGCCACCACCCGGGCTGTTTTGAGGACCTCGAACGGGTCTCTTATAGAGCCCTTCACAGAGACTCACCCACATAATCCTTAGGATGGCCCCGGGTTTAAGTCCTCCAATATAAACATCTATCTAGAGTCTCGGGCTCGAGAGGTTGCAGCCCCCATGAGCAGAGAGGAGTATAAGCAAGCTATAGTCGTGAGGAGGGACCTCGGCATGGGCAGGGGGAAGGCGGCGGCCCAGGCTGCCCACGCTTCCTGCGGGGCAGTGTTCCTCATCATGGAGAGCGGTAGGCCTGAGTGGAGGAGGTGGCTTGAATCGTGGAGGCGCCAGGGCCAGGCTAAGGTGGTTCTGAGGGTTGATAGCCTGCACGAGCTCCAGGAGATATACAGGAGGGCGGTGGAGGAGGGCCTCCCAGCCTCCTTCGTGAGGGATGCTGGGAAGACGCAGCTAGAGCCGGGCACCCCTACTGCTGTTGCCGTGGGCCCAGCCCCCTCTAGGCTGGTCGACAGGATAACCGGGAGCCTCAAGCTGTTTTAGCCGTCTATGGAGATATCAGGTCGTGTATCTCCTCGCCCCTCACCGTGGTCCCGCAGTAGACGCACCTATATGCCGGCGGGTCGTGGGAGACGAGCACCATCTTGGAAACAGCCTTCTCCCTCTCCTTCCTAGTTATACAGGTGGGGTTTGGACATCTTAGCACGCCCTGCGAAACCTCAGGCAGCTTTAGCCTGAGCTTCTCCACAACCCTGTAGTCCTCTATCACGTTGAAAGTCGCCCCCGGAGCTATTATGCCGAGGACCTCCAGGTCCCTCCGCCGCGGCTTGTAGCCCTCGATCTTCAGTATATCCTTCCTCCCCAGCTTGGAGCTCTCGGCGTTAATGACCACCGCTATCCTCCACTTATACCCCCTTGGCGGGAGGAGGCCCAGGGCCTTAAGCATTGTGAACGCCCTCCCCGGGGGTATATGGTCTATAACAACCCCGCTCCTAATCTTCCTGACCAGCAGGCCCTCGCCCTCCAACCCTCTTACCCCCCCATAACCAGGCTCAAGAGGGCCATCCTAACTTTCACGCCGAGCCTGGCCTGGAGGAAGTACGCCTGGTATTTGCTGTTGTCGACGGAGAAGTCTATCTCGTCAACGCGGGGCAGCGGGTGTAGCACCTTCAGCGTCTCCTTAGCAGAAGACTCTAGAAGATCTAGGGTTACCCTGTAGCTGCCCTTGAGGGACTCGTACTCCCTCGGGTCTGGTATCCTCTCCTTCTGTATCCTCGTCACGTAGAGTACATCCAGCTCCCCCAGCACGTCCTGCAGCTTCTCAACCTCGGTATACGGGATGCCGAGCTCCTCCAGGACCTCGAGGACCTCCCTCCTAGCCCTGAGCTGGGGAGGGCTTACGAGGTATATGTGCCTAGGCTTAAAGAGGGTGAGGCCTAGTATGAAGCTGCTGGCGGCCCTACCATAGCGTAGGTCGCCTAGCACGCCGTAGGTGAGGCCGTCTACGGAGCCGAAGAGCCTGTAGACTGTGTAGAGGTCTAGCATCGCCTGCGTAGGATGGTGCTGACGGCCGTCTCCACCGTTTATGACAGGCTTCTCCGCAACCTCAGCAGCGTAGAGGGCCGCGCCCTCGTATCTATGCCTAATAACTATGGCGTCGGCGTACGAGTCCAGCATTGTTATTGTGTCGGCCAGGTTCTCCCCCTTAGCAACGCTTATCGCCTCCTCCCCGCTTATAAGGAGTGTAGAGCCTCCAAGCCTCTTCACGGCAGTCTCGAAGCTTAGCCTAGTCCTGGTGCTCGGCTCGAAGAAGGCTAGAGCAACTACCTTACCCTCGAGAGGTTTGGACTTTGCTCTAGACTCTATATTATCGGCCTCTATAAAGAGCAGCTCCAAGTCTCCCCTGGTGAAGTCTGTTATGGATATCACGTCCCGCCCCTTGAAAGGGTTCCCAGCCACCCGGCCAGCCACCAGAAGAGTCTTCCCAGGCCTAGGGGTTTTTAGGGGAACATGAGCTGTAGGGGCTCTTCGCCCTCCTTACCTATTATGTATGGCGCGATCTCGACGTACTCCCTTATCACGGATGTCTCTATCTTGGGGAGGAGGACCCTCTCGACCTGGAAAAAGCCGGCGTAGCTCAGCATCTTGACCTCTATCCTCACGGGCCTCATCGACCCCTTGCTAATTAGTACCTGCTTTATGCTAATCGCGCTCAAGCTATGCATATCCAGCTTGCCCTTCAGATAGGGTATCCTAGCTCTCCCCTCGGCCATATCGGTAGCATCGGCCACCTTGACAGCTCCCGCCTCGACAGTGAGGGCCCTCACATTCGGTGCCGTGGCGTATATAGCGTGCATAACCTCAGATTTGAAAAACACCTTTTTCCTAGTGCTCCAGTCGGGGAACACTCTAGATACTATCCTGTCTATAATCCTCTCCGACATGATAGCCCCTATCAGCTCGTGGTTGTCTCTGTGAACACTGTTTCCTATATCGTGGAGGAAAGCCGCCAGCAGGACCACCGCCTTAGCTTCATCAACACTCTCCAGCGTTCCCTCCGAAAGTGTTGAGGGGGTCACCCCGCTCTCCAGGAGCCTGTCGAATATTTCCAGCGCTGAGCCAGCTATTATCCTGGCGTGTACTGGCCCGTGGTCGTTGTAGAGCAGCCTACCCACGGCCATAACGTTGGACATGCGGAGTAGCGCCTGCACCTCCTGGTCTTCCTCGATGAGACTGTAAATCTCCGAGAGGACCTCGCTCTCCCTAACCTTCTCCCTGACAAGGGTGGGTGTGACCTGTACAGACATCCCCCCTAGCCTCCTCCAACCTCTTTTACAACCCACTCTATGTAGCTCTCGTTACCCTTGGATACGTCGAGCGCCAGTATCTCGGGCACGCTGTAGGGGTGGATCTCCCTGACTGTTTTTATGAGTGTATCCAGCTTCTCCTCACTAGTCTTTATAATAAGCAGATCCTCGTCATCGAGATTTATAGACCCCTCCCACCAGTAGTAGCTCTTTATCCCCCGGACCACGTTCACGCAGGCGGCAAGCCTCTGCTCGACAATCTCCCTCGCGAGCCTCTCCCCATCACCTTTAGGAGCGGTGACCAAAACGACTTTCACTCGAGGCATAGAGCATCAACCCCTCCAGAACACGGGCTCCCTAAGTGATTATCGAGAGGTGAGGTAAAAATTATAGTTTGCCGGCGGTGCTAGCGTTTTGCCGCGCCCCTGCGTAGAATGTAGTGGATGGGCTTCTCGAGCGCTAGCTCCGCGACCTCCTTCAACGCCTCCGAAACGCTGGGGTGGGGGTGTATCGTGAGGGAGAGGTCCTCTAGCGTGGCTCCCATCTCGATAGCTAACGCCGCCTCGGCTATTATCTCCGATGCATGTGGCGCCGCCACGTGGAAACCGAGCACCGCGCGGCTGCTCTTCTCGTAGACTACCTTCGCGAAGCACTCCCTACAGCCCTCGATAGCCCCTACCCTGGGCAGGCTAGCGAGGGGCAGTCTGGCCTCCGCGGCTTCAATGCCAGCCGCCTTAGCCTCGTCTAGCGTCAGACCCACTGTGGCCAGCTCGGGGTCTGTGTACACCACGGCCGGCACTGCTTTCGCGTCGAAGGCCGCCGTGGAATCGCCTGCAGCTCTCTCAGCCGCCACCACAGCCTGTAGGAATGCCCTGTGGGCTAGAAGGGGCGGCCCTGTGACATCCCCGCTCGCGTAAACCCCCGGAACCCCGGTCTCCAGGGTCTCCTTATCGACCTGTATATACCCCGCCTTATCCAGCTTCACCCCCAGCCTCTCAAGACCCACACCCCGTGTGTTTGGCCTTCTTCCAACAGCGACGAGTATGGTGTCGAACTCCATCCTACCCACACCAGATATGTCGGCTATGGCGTAGCGTTCACGCCCCTCAACCGACTCGACCCTCGTCTTCGTGTGTATGCTAACCCCCTCGCTCTTGAGCCTCCTCTCGACAACCCTGGAGAAGTCTCTCTGCATAGTTGGGAGGAGTCTATCGAGAAGCTCCACAATAGTGACCTCAACCCCCAGCCTGGCCATGGCTGTGGCGTACTCAACTCCTATGTAGCCTCCGCCTATTATCAGCATCCTACCAGGCTTCCTCCTCAGGCCGAGTATAGTCCTGTTGTTATGCACAACCTCTCCATCCGGCTCAAGCCCTGGTATAGAGGCCGGGCTTGTGCCAAGA comes from the Aeropyrum camini SY1 = JCM 12091 genome and includes:
- the pth2 gene encoding peptidyl-tRNA hydrolase Pth2, with product MSREEYKQAIVVRRDLGMGRGKAAAQAAHASCGAVFLIMESGRPEWRRWLESWRRQGQAKVVLRVDSLHELQEIYRRAVEEGLPASFVRDAGKTQLEPGTPTAVAVGPAPSRLVDRITGSLKLF
- a CDS encoding aspartate carbamoyltransferase regulatory subunit, with the protein product MEGEGLLVRKIRSGVVIDHIPPGRAFTMLKALGLLPPRGYKWRIAVVINAESSKLGRKDILKIEGYKPRRRDLEVLGIIAPGATFNVIEDYRVVEKLRLKLPEVSQGVLRCPNPTCITRKEREKAVSKMVLVSHDPPAYRCVYCGTTVRGEEIHDLISP
- the pyrB gene encoding aspartate carbamoyltransferase; the protein is MAGNPFKGRDVISITDFTRGDLELLFIEADNIESRAKSKPLEGKVVALAFFEPSTRTRLSFETAVKRLGGSTLLISGEEAISVAKGENLADTITMLDSYADAIVIRHRYEGAALYAAEVAEKPVINGGDGRQHHPTQAMLDLYTVYRLFGSVDGLTYGVLGDLRYGRAASSFILGLTLFKPRHIYLVSPPQLRARREVLEVLEELGIPYTEVEKLQDVLGELDVLYVTRIQKERIPDPREYESLKGSYRVTLDLLESSAKETLKVLHPLPRVDEIDFSVDNSKYQAYFLQARLGVKVRMALLSLVMGG
- a CDS encoding HD domain-containing protein encodes the protein MSVQVTPTLVREKVRESEVLSEIYSLIEEDQEVQALLRMSNVMAVGRLLYNDHGPVHARIIAGSALEIFDRLLESGVTPSTLSEGTLESVDEAKAVVLLAAFLHDIGNSVHRDNHELIGAIMSERIIDRIVSRVFPDWSTRKKVFFKSEVMHAIYATAPNVRALTVEAGAVKVADATDMAEGRARIPYLKGKLDMHSLSAISIKQVLISKGSMRPVRIEVKMLSYAGFFQVERVLLPKIETSVIREYVEIAPYIIGKEGEEPLQLMFP
- the cutA gene encoding divalent-cation tolerance protein CutA: MPRVKVVLVTAPKGDGERLAREIVEQRLAACVNVVRGIKSYYWWEGSINLDDEDLLIIKTSEEKLDTLIKTVREIHPYSVPEILALDVSKGNESYIEWVVKEVGGG
- the lpdA gene encoding dihydrolipoyl dehydrogenase, yielding MEKFDLVVVGGGPGGYPAAVRAAQEGLSVALVEMDSLGGECTNYGCIPTKALLHPAGLAASLARLEFARASVDFDFKGLMDWVDNVVKSVSKGVSTLLKGYGVEVVKGRAAIGDGAVEVDSVGSIGYSKLVLALGTSPASIPGLEPDGEVVHNNRTILGLRRKPGRMLIIGGGYIGVEYATAMARLGVEVTIVELLDRLLPTMQRDFSRVVERRLKSEGVSIHTKTRVESVEGRERYAIADISGVGRMEFDTILVAVGRRPNTRGVGLERLGVKLDKAGYIQVDKETLETGVPGVYASGDVTGPPLLAHRAFLQAVVAAERAAGDSTAAFDAKAVPAVVYTDPELATVGLTLDEAKAAGIEAAEARLPLASLPRVGAIEGCRECFAKVVYEKSSRAVLGFHVAAPHASEIIAEAALAIEMGATLEDLSLTIHPHPSVSEALKEVAELALEKPIHYILRRGAAKR